One segment of Rhipicephalus sanguineus isolate Rsan-2018 chromosome 6, BIME_Rsan_1.4, whole genome shotgun sequence DNA contains the following:
- the LOC119396206 gene encoding uncharacterized protein LOC119396206, translated as MGLGMVNTFAELREAHLTNQYTRLSKTTSGRRLLARLHIHHPTLTEERVRIPEVWRYALHVRPLPANMTRDDHSGRRLARAEALARHYGNKHGIFYVDASGPHHGGWYTAAVVHQNVAVNGLTFRAQNITHAEEVAIALAAADQDSRVVITDSRGACRNIEQGYAPHLAYRILQDSNYLGAPASRMIMWAPAHMGLEGNETADAAARALTLRATPSDPSEMDPEPNPALTYREITEFYQFGHAIYPKPCKGLTKVEERTLLRLYTKTLLCPAVLKHFDPACTGKCPYCEEKSSDVYHMVWACQSTPNLAPKPHPTREDWETALLGCSDLASQKALVDRARVAAIANGLL; from the coding sequence ATGGGCCTGGGGATGGTCAACACTTTCGCAGAGCTGCGGGAGGCACACTTGACCAACCAATACACAAGACTTTCAAAAACGACGTCGGGACGCCGCCTATTAGCCCGACTACACATCCACCACCCAACATTGACGGAAGAGCGCGTACGCATCCCAGAAGTCTGGAGATACGCCCTGCACGTGCGCCCTCTTCCGGCCAACATGACACGTGACGACCACAGTggcaggcgccttgcgcgggcgGAGGCACTGGCTCGCCACTATGGGAACAAACACGGTATCTTTTACGTGGACGCCTCCGGTCCTCACCATGGGGGTTGGTACACGGCTGCAGTCGTCCACCAAAACGTCGCAGTGAACGGCCTAACATTCAGGGCACAAAATATAACACATGCGGAGGAGGTCGCCATCGCGCTAGCTGCCGCAGACCAGGACTCGCGCGTCGTCATTACCGACTCGAGAGGGGCCTGCAGAAATATTGAACAGGGGTACGCTCCTCACCTTGCGTATCGCATCCTGCAAGATAGCAATTACCTCGGGGCCCCCGCGTCCCGGATGATCATGTGGGCTCCAGCTCATATGGGCCTCGAAGGCAACGAAACGGCAGACGCCGCTGCCCGCGCGCTCACTCTCCGGGCAACGCCTTCAGACCCTTCCGAAATGGATCCCGAACCCAATCCGGCCTTAACGTATCGAGAAATTACTGAGTTCTATCAATTCGGCCACGCAATTTATCCTAAACCCTGTAAGGGCCTTACAAAGGTGGAGGAACGCACACTCCTCCGCCTTTACACCAAAACGCTGCTGTGCCCGGCAGTTTTAAAACATTTTGATCCGGCCTGTACAGGAAAATGCCCATACTGTGAGGAGAAGTCTTCGGAcgtctaccacatggtgtgggcatgccagtCAACCCCGAACCTCGCCCCAAAACCACACCCCACCCGGGAGGACTGGGAgacagccctgctcggctgctccgacctggCGAGCCAGAAGGCCCTGGTCGACCGAGCTCGAGTCGCGGCGATCGCCAATGGGCTCCTGTAA